In the Pectinatus sottacetonis genome, TAATTAGTTATAAAAGTTATATGTTCTTTTTTGCCTTTTTTTAAAATCTTAAGCAATAGATCCGTAATAGGCCCCCCGATTTTACGCCCGCTTATATCCCCATTAGCTATTGCTATAATGGATTTCTCCGGGACCGTTAAATCATGAAGCACCACTTCATATCTGTTTCCTAGCGATTTACCCAAAAAATCGACTAACGTAATATACTGTTTTAAATCCTCCACGCACATAACCTCTTTTATAGTTAATTTATCTTCTATGAGTTATTTTTTTCCTTGTGTATTTTCCTGATAAAGCAAAACTTCTAAATAATAAATATAATTTTATATAACATTGCCATATAAGTCAATTCTTGCCTAGATGCCAAAAATACCACTGTTCAGTGAATGAACAGTGGTATTAAAGTACAAGCTTAATAATATTTAATATTTTTTACTATTGTTTTATTTCAAAGCACTGGGAAATTTCGTCATATGATTTTACTTTTAACAGCTTTTTAATGTTGTTTTCGTTTTCAAAAAAACGCATAAGTTCTTTTAATGCCTGAGAATGATAAACAGCATCTGCCCCTGCAAGTGTGATAATAACTTTAATTGATTTATTACCGGTAAAAACCAGTGGACTTTTTAAAGTTATAAGACTAAACGATGTCTTTATCACACCATCTTCCGGTTTCGCATGGGGCATAATGACCCCTGGATACAGCATCATATAGCTGCCCATTTTTTCTACATTATTAAGTACAGCTTTAATATAGTTCTTGGCAATACAGCCCGCGCTAAACAGCAATTTACTTCCAAGTTCAACTGTTTCCCGCCAGTTTGTCCCTTGATAGCCCAGTATTGCACAGTTTTTATCTAAAAGCTCTATAAAAGAAGGATAGCTTTTTTCTTTTCCCATAAAAAGATGCGCCATATCTTTTTGCAGGAGTTTTTCATCAACTGTTGGACAATATTTTCTAGCTACTGCCAATACTTCATCCAGTTTAGGAATATATAGCGATTTTTGTTCTTCCCTGACATATTGGGAAAAGAAAATACTAAGTTCACTAATATTTTTTTCGGTCAAAAATGGTTGTACGAGGATACATTTTATATTAATTGACTTCAGCGGTACTGTAGTAATTACCAAATCTACATCATTATTTGCAATCACCTCATATGCATTATGCAGGGATACTGTTGCCACAGTAGTAAAGTCAAAAATACTTTGCAGCTTCATAAGCACATATTTTGATGTTCCTATTCCTGTAGCACAGACCAAAAGGACTTTTGCTTTTCTTTCCTTTTTATTCTGCATACGTTCTTTGGCTGTCATAAAATGAATACAAATATAGCCGCATTCTTCTTCACTGAATACTATATGCCAGTCTTTTTCTAAAAAAACCACAGCATTTTGCACACAATTAAACAGCCGTGGATAAGTTTGCTTAATCTGCTGCAATATAGGATTATTAATTTTAATGTTACGGCGGGTCCTGTAGATTGATGAATGAATATGCTGAAGCAGGTTTTCATATAAAGCTTCATCTTTTTCAAAAGCGGTGCCATAGTCATTTGCCACTTTTCCTATCAGAGTCAATACAATCATTTGTTGATAAAAATCATTTTCATCTTTTTCCCAAAAAAGATTGCTTCCCAGCAAATGTATTGTAATATAACCTATTTCACTCCGGGGAATTTTTACATTAAATGATTCCTCCAAGTGCTTTGCAATCCCTGCTGCAATAGCAAATTCAGGTGTATTCAACAAATTTCTCAGCTCAGCAGTTTCCATCACTATATCTTTTCCCATGCGTATTCTCTTTATCGCAATCGCCAAATGAATTACTAAATTATTAAAAGCATCATCGGAAAGTGTATTCTGGAGCTGTTTTTCTGCTTCCCTGACAAAATTTTGTATCTGAAGAATAGAAACGTCATTAAATAATTTTAGAAATTCCTGATTATTCATTCCCAAATAAGCAAAAAGTGTTTTTGAGGCAATTTTCCGCAGTTTTTGCTCTTTGCCTGCAAGACGTATTCCCTTGCTTTTTATTGTTTCAACATACTCTGTCTGTGTATTGATCCGACATTTAAGTTCATGGATATCGTTCTGCAATGTAGTTTTACTGACATTCAAATACTCTGATAGATACTGTATTGTAATATAATTTTTTTCGCCTAAAAGTTTGCAAAAAATATATACTAGCCGTTCTTCCTGTGAAAACACATAAGTATATGTATCTATCTCTTTGACTGTTTCACGTAATTTTCTCCGAATATCTTTTTCTACCGCAAAAGATATTCCTTCACTCTGCTTTCTTATCAAAGCTGGATATTTATTATCTCTCAAGTATTCATCAATATTATCTAAATCATACCGTATAGTCCTGTCACTAACACCAAAAGCATCTTTTAAGGTTGCAATTTTTATAGGCTGGCAACTGTGTAAAATTCTATGAAAAATTTGCATACACCGTTTGTTCAGCATAATAAAACCACCATTTCTTAAAATAAGGATACTGTCACATTATAATTTCGACTTCACAAATATGCAGTTCCTCCTGTCTTTCTAAAAACAGGAGGAAACAGCATTGCTTATTTATAAATAATTTTTTATATTTAACAGCATCTTTTATTCACTCTTCGTCTGGATTGTTAATTACTCTATTCTTTGTCCTTATGAAATTCGGCAGTAAAAGTGCCAGTACAAAAATACCAATAATTGCAAAAACACCTGCTTGACCAAAATGTACAGAAAGTTCTCCAATTACTATACCTAAAACACCAAAGTCAAAATCTCCAAATGTAGTATTTTGAAATCCTAACGCTCCCAATACAGGAAGTAAAAGTGCCGGAGCAAATGTTATCAAAAGACCATTAGTAAATGCACCCAGAACAGCCCCTCTTTTACCACCAGTTGCATTGCCAAAAATACCCGCAGTAGCACCACAGAAGAAATGCGGCACCAGTCCGGGAATAATTAATACTCCTCCTATCCCGCCAAGTATCAACATGCCCAGCACACCGCCTACAAATGAAGCAACAAAGCCAAGGACAACAGCAGTAGGTGCATACGTAAAAAACACTGCGCAGTCAACTGCCGGAACTGCTGAAGGAATAACTTTAGTTGCTATGCCTTCAAATGCCGGAATAAGGTCTCCTAAAATCATCCGAACACCTGAATAAACAATTGTTACACCGACAGCAAATTTAAGTCCTGATATTATTGCAAATAATATGGGCGACATGCCATCTGATATAGTTGATACATAAGCTGGTCCTGCTGCAATTGCTGAAATCAAGTAGAAAACCATCATTGTCAATCCTGTGGAAACTGTTGTATCACGTAAAAATCCCCATTTTTCTGGTATTTCTATTTTTTCTGTACTATCTTCCGGTGATCCGACTTTAGAACCGACCCATGCTGAAATATAATATGCCAAACTACCAAAATGTCCCATGGCGATGCCATCATGATCAGTTACTTTATTTGTATATTTCTGCCCAATAGCTGGAGAAATAGAACTCCATGCTCCCAACAAAAAACCACCGCAAAGAATAAGCTCTGTCCCTTTCATTCCCGCTGTTCCCAAAACAGCAGACAGTAAACATGCCATAAAGAAACTGTGATGCCCCGTCAAAAATACATATTTGTATTTAGTAAATCTGGCAATCAGCAGATTTACTATAAGTCCTACAACAAGAATCGACATTGTTTCAACGCCCAAAAGTTTTTGTGCCACAGATACTATTGCTTCGTTATTGGGCACGACACCGGTAATATGAAATCCCTTTTGGATCATTTTCCCTAAAGGATCTAAATTACTTACAATAAAATTAGCTCCAGCGCCAAGCATTAAATATCCTAAAATAGGTTTTAACGTTCCTGTCATTATCTTATAAAATGGTTTTCGCAATGCAATTAATCCAACACAGGACACAATTCCTAATAATAATGCCGGCTGCTGTAATACATCGCGCAAAAATTCCAGAATTTCTATCATATGAATTCTCCTATCTTTGTTGTTTAATTTGTATTGCTTTTATAATATCAAGAACATCTTCTCTTATCTTCTTTTTATTAACATAACTTCTAATTGCCACAACACGCTTATTTTCAAACTGTTGTGCCAATTCTTTTATTGTTACTATAAGATCGGGATTTTTGCCTTGTGCTGAATTGAAGTCGCTTGATTCTACTTGTGCATCAATATTTTCTTCTTTACAAATTTCTTCTATTTTCATAGCCAGCATAAGACTACTTCCAATGCCATTGCCGCATACGGTTAATATCTTCATTTGTTTTCTCCTTTACAGGCTTTCTGATGAATATAGTTTATGATAGCATTTTTTTCCATACCACCACGCACCTGTTTTAAAAAAAATTCATCTTCAATAAGTTCCATAAGTTCTGACAAAACATTAATATGTGTATTCTTATCTGTAGCACACAAAAAAACAAGAATATCAACTGGATCATATTCCTTATTGCCAAAAGCAACAGGTTCTTTTAAATGCACTAGTCCTAATCCAATCTTTTTTACGCCAAATTCAGGACGGGCATGTGGCATAGCCAATCCCGGCGCAATCACAATATATTGTCCCATTTTGCGAATATTTTCTATCATAGCTTCAATATATGCTCTGCCCGTATTCCCTGCTTTTACAAACATTTCTCCACCATAACGTACTGCTTCTTCCCAGTTTTTAGCTTTCACATTAACGGCTACAGTAGTTGAATTGAATAATTTTTCAATCATTTCCCGACCACCTTAAAGAAATATTTTCCTCATAAAATTGAAAATCCCAGTTTAGAGGCATCTTCATAAAAACCACATACAGTTTCCAAAGAATATTCACTTAAATCTTTTCCATAATTAACTCTTTTGGTTAAAATATTATTTGGAACTGTTATTATACTGCAACCTGTTTCAACTGCCTCCAGAATATTATAAAATTCACGGCAGCTTGCCCAAAGCAGCTGTATCCTAGGCTTCTTTTTGCAAATGGCACTGGCCTTTTTCATCAGATCTGCCGCATTGACCCCTGTATCAGCAATTCTTCCTGCAAATACCGATACAATATTTTCCGTATTACTATCCAGTGCATCAACCACTTCCTGAACCTGTTTTAAGGTGAAAATGGCTGTAATATTTAAGTGGTACCCCTTTTCTGACAATTTTCTTATCAGCGGAACCGAAGATACCCCCTTAGTATTGGTAACTGGTATCTTTACATATACGTTGGGCGCCAAGCCCGCCAAAACATCTGCCTCCCTCTCCATTTTTTCAAATTTATCGGCAAAGACTTCAAAAGATACAGAACAATCTTTTATCTGCTTCAACACATTCTGGGCGAAAGTTTTATAATCAGAAACTCCCGCTTTTTTCATTAGGGAAGGATTCGTCGTAAATCCTTTAACTACTCCCGTCTTGTAAATTGCTAACATTTCCTTTAAATCTGCCCCATCAGCAAAAATTTTTATTGGCAGTTCTCTTAAATCTTTCATAGTAATCCTCCTTTATTTATTATAATTTCATTATAAAATTAAGAATATTTTGTGTAAACAGTAAATTCTTTCAAAAATCATTCGGCAAAAGTAATTCTAAAACCACAAACAAAACAGCACTATATATGAAATTATTTCATATATAGTGCTGTTGAGATAAATTATAATTTGAATATTACTTTATTTACTGCCCAAGTTAGTTATACTGTTAACTTTCTAATAAAACCATATATGTAAAAATATAATAATTCCTATAAATAAGCTTATTATATAATATATATGTGTAACGGTTATTAACAAATTATTTATTTACTTTTTACGGAAATAATTAATAAGGCTGCCGCTGGAGTAAAAAATTACTTCATGTGCGACAACCCTGTACTTAATTTTTACCTGATGATCCAGAAAGTTTTATATAATCTTTTACTACTGTTATACTATCTTTTTCTGCTACATTTACCATATCAAAAAAATTTATTGTTGGATTTCTAATTATTGATTTTTTTATTGCATTTGCGTTTGCATTCATAAAATCACAACCAACATTAATTTTATTAATACCATACTTTACACACGTTACAATATTTTTTTCTCCAGAACCAGACCCTCCATGGAGTACTAATGGCATTTTTGTTAAGTTTTTTATTTTCTTTAGTCTTTCAAAGTCAAAACCAGGAATTACTCCATCAGGATATATTCCATGCGAAGATCCTATAGATATAGCCAACGCATCAACATTTGTTTCTTCCAAAAATTTTTTTACCTGATCAACATCAGTATACATAGATTTATTAGTGTATCTTTCTTCTGTCGCTCCGATACAACCGATTTCACCTTCTACGCTCACTCCTTTAGGATGTGCATATTTGACAATTTCTTTAGTCATTTCAATATTATTTTTAAAACTATGGCGGGATGCATCTACCATAACAGATGAAAAACCGTCATCAATTGCTTTTTTCAAATCAATAATTTCCTGCCCATGATCAAAATTTAATGCTACATTTATTTTTGTTCTATAGGCAAGTGTTTTTACTATTGGTGTTATTATTTCACTATCACAATGATGTAAAAGATGATCTTGAAATATATTTATAATTATTGGTGCATATTCTTCTTCCGCTGCTAAAATTACACTTCGCACTGTTTCTAAATTAAAACAATTAATCGCCATTACTGCATAATTTTGCTTATTGGCTTTTTCAAGCATGTTTTTCATTGAAACATACATTGTATTATATCTCCTCTATTATTTAATTTTAATTTCACCCAAATTGATATCTTCTTCCTCGTCTACTATTTTTTCTTCTACAGCATCTTTTTTTAACATCGTAAGTAAAATAGCCGTAACAACAGTTCCAACACCAAGCGCAATTAAAAATCCTATAGGATTATTCATAGCCGGAACTATAAACATTCCTCCAGAAGGTACCCTCGATTCTACTCCCATCAACATAATAAGTGCACCACCCACTGCAGCACCAGTTGAGCAAGAAAAAATAACTCGTAACGGATCTACCGCAGCAATAGGTATAACACCTTCTGTAATCATACATATCCCAAGAGGAAAAGCTATTTTTATATTATCGGCTTCGCCTTTGCTATATCTTTGTCTCCTCATAAGCCACGAAAGAGTTACACCAAAAGGTGGAATCATCGATGCACATATTTTTATCGCTTCCGGTCCATATACCCCTTGTAATAAAAGTCCATCTGCAAACAATGATGCTACTTTATTTACCGGTCCACCGAAATCAAATGCTGCCATAGCTCCCATAATAGCTCCAAATAATGCAGCTGAACCTCCCTGCATACTCTGCAACATCGCTGTTAAAGTAAACGAAACTGCAGCTATAGGTTCTCCAATTACAAAAAACATTACAAAACCAACTATAAGTGATGATAATAGCGGTAATATAAGCATTGGTAATAATGCTTGTGCCCAAACAGGAACTTTAACAACTTTTTTCAAAAAATTTATACACCAGCCAGCTAAATATCCTCCAAGCATACCACCAAAAAATCCTGCACCTATCGCATTAGCAATCATTCCCATTAAAAGTCCAGGAGCTATTCCTGGACGATCTGCAATAGAATATGCTATAGCAGCAGACATAATTGCTGGAATAAGCTGCATACCATAAACTCCTAGAGTCACTGCTGCCTGCCATATAGTATATGGGCTTTTATAGTCTGAAATCAGTGATGGATTATTCCCTAAAATATTTCCTATAGCAATTAATAATCCAGAAGCTACTACTAGCGGAAGCATATAAGAAACACCAGTCATTGCATGTCTCTTTATTTCACTTAATTGTAATTGTTTTATCATTCTAATCCCCCTTTCACTGTCCTAAATCTGATTGAATTTTATTAATAAGCCCTTTAGGTGATTTTATTACGACACTCGTAGGTACTTCTACAATTTTTTTATTTTTAAATCGCTCCATCCCATTTATTTTTATGTCCGCCGCAATTATAACAACATCCGCTGTAGATATTTCATTTAAGGTCAATTTATCCTCTGTCCCAATTGTTCCTTGTGTTTCTATACGGACATTATGGCCTAATGCTTTTCCTGCTTTTATCAATTTTTCTTTGGCAATATACGTATGAGCAATTCCCGATGTACAGGCAGCCACTCCAACAATATTCATGGTCAATCCTCCTTATATAGTCTTATTATATAAATTTATACTATTGATGTAATAAGACTATATTATTTTATCAAAAAATTCAGTTTTTAAAATATTTTACTTTATCCATGTCATTGAACAACGCCATTTTTTCTTCTATAGTATCACGACACATCCGTATACATGATGGATAAATAACATTTGGTTCACGTTCAAATCCTTTTTCCTGTAAATACTTTTCTATGCCTTTCATAAAGCTGTATTTTATATCACTAGATATATTTATCTTACATATACCTCTTTTTACCGATTCAGCTACTTCATTATCTGCATTGCTGGAGCCTCCATGCAACACTAATGGAACATCAGTAATTTTTCTAATTTCTGATAATAAATCGAGTTTTAGTTTTGGCACAAATCCCTTTGGATAAATTCCATGTGCAGTACCTATAGCTATTGCTAAGGCATCAACACCTGTTTTTTCAACGAATGTTTTTACATCTGCCGGATCAGTGTATATTATTTTAGTAGTTCCCCCTTCTATAGAATTGCCGGTCTGTCCTATAGTCCCTAATTCACCTTCAACTGATACCCCTATAGAATGTGCAATATCTACAACTTTTTTTGTCAAAGCTGCATTTTCCTGAAAAGATAGCTGTGACCCGTCAATCATAACTGATGTAAATCCTAATTGAATGGCATGAATACATTGTTCATATGTCCCGCCATGATCAAGATGTATCACCATAGGTACTTTAGTATGATTAGCTTCATAAATCACACTGCTGATAAAACTATCTCTTAAAAATTTTAATTCATCAGGATGAATTGCCATAATAACAGGGGCCTGTTTTTCTTCAGCACTTTCCATCATGGCTGTTAATAACTGTCCTGTACCAGCATTAAAAGCAGGTACGGCAAACTTATTTTTTTGTGCTGTTTCTAACATTTCTTTCATTGTAATTAACATAATACAACCTCTTTTTTATTTATTTCATTTCCTGCGAAAGCAGTTTTATGATTTCTCTTTTATCATTAGTTTTTAACAATTCATCTAATGTATTATCATCTGCCAAAGCCATGGCCACCTGGGAAAGTAATTTTAAATGGACTGTCGTTTTATCAACGTTACGAACTGCAAAAAGGATAACTACATGAACCGGTTTCCCATCAGGAGATTCCCATTCTAAATCATTTTTAGTACGTCCAAAGGCTATTGATGTAACTTTTACTGCATCTGATTTTCCATGGGGAATAGCAATGTGATTTCCCAATCCTGTCTGTCCTTCATTTTCTCTTGAATAAACATCTTTTATAAAATCTTTTTTATTTATTACATATTTCTCACGATAAAGGTTTTCTACGAGTTCTTCTAAAGCCTGTTCTTTATTGGCTGCTTTCATATTTAAATCAATCAGACGCTCGTTAAAAACTTCTTCAATATTCTCCATACCAAGTCTCCTGTTTCATTTATTCTCTAATATCCAGCAATATATTTTCTTTATAATATCTGCTGAAAGATTCTTCCTGTTTGACAATAAAACATCAATATTTTTTTTATCATCATCTCCACTGCTAAAATATATTTCCGATTTAACCAGCTGGATATTTTCATAAATAGTCACATATATCTCAGGATTTATTATGCAATCAGCAAGATATACACCCTTATTAATTTTTTTTATATCATTATTGCAAATATCCATAGAATTTTTATTATTATTTTTATCCATATCAGGAAATTGTTTCACAAAAGAACTGCGTAATTTTTGCGCATCTTTTTCATTAAATAATGCACTCACATAAGCAATAGGTATATTTGTAGATATTGACAGTTTTACTGTGGCAATGACTAAATCTATCTGTACACTATCAATAATTTTTTCAAAAGTTTTTGCAGAAGTAACATCTACTATCTGCCATTCTGGAAAATATTTTTTAATACGCTTCTCCAGCAAATGTGATGTCCCTATGCCGCTGGAACAAACAATAATTACTTTTTTCTTATTTATAATTTCTTCAACAGCATTTTGAAAATAAACAGCCAGATATGCTATTTCATCTTCTCTTATAACAGGAAGATCATATTTTATCTGTATTTTCAGCATAATCAGCTTTAACAGGATCATTGCTTCTGGAAACTCTGTGTTTACTTCTTCCAATATTGGGTTTTTTATATAAATTTTATATATCACACGGTTAAGCATAGGGCGAATATGCAACAATAATGCTTTATACAACGTTTGGCTAAATGAAAACCTAAGTGGATATACCTGCAAACTTATTTCAATAATATCTGTAGCGACTGCCTGCACTCGAAAATCATTATCAAAATTATTGCTAATTTCTGTAACACTTGTAATTCCACCTGATGAAGTCAAATAACGATAAATATAAAAAATTTCTGCTTCATTTAACACAACATCAAATTTTTCTTCTATATAGGATTTCATCAATTTTGCCGCTCTATAAAATTTTTCATTGTACGGCGGCCGATAAGAATCAAACTCAGCATATATTGTTTTGTCATGCTGTATACGCCTAATCAATATCAAAATATGCGTAACAAAATTTATATAATAAGGTTCTGTTATTTTATAATTGAGGTAATTTTCTATTTTTTCAATTAATAATTTAACAGTTTCTACTTTTTCTTCCCCAAAATGTTGTTTTAATTCTTTCAATGTATCATAATCGATTCTCGAATATGTTTCCTGCAAATTATTTTCTTTGTTTTTTACGAATTGATTGATTGTTTCCCCCAAGGCACGACGTATATCTGTTTCTGCTCCAGTTAAGCATGTACCTCTAACATCTTTATGCAATTTTAAATTATATCGGGATATTTCATTTTCTATCATTACTAAATCATTTACTATAGAAGTCTTACTAACAAAATATTCATCCGATAATCTTTGTATTGATAATCTTTTTTCTTTGCCTTCCAGTAGTGCAAATAAAATTTTCATTCGCCGTGCTTTTGTTGATAACCCATTATTGTTATCTTTCTTGTCTAATATGGCATTTACTGAATCATTTTGATTTTCTGCTAACCTTATTCCCTTACCGGAAATTCTTTCTATAATGATACCCTGTTCCTGCCAGCAATTAATATCATTACGAATTGTCTTATCAGAACATGACAGCATTTTAGCAAAAAATTTAACTGGCTTAAATTTATTATCAGACAATAAATATTTCAACAATATCTTTTGTCTATCGCTTACTCCTTCCATCTAACCTCCTCCTGTTCTTTCTTCAAGATTATAATACCATCTTCCATTCACTATAAAAATACCAAAACATTGCTACAACCTCCTCCATGAATTAGTATACTATTTTTTCTGTAATTGATATAGAAAAAACTGATATGTCTGTATATTCTAAATTTTATTCTTTTTAAAGATCCATACCATACAAAAAAACTTTTATTGCAATAAAAATCAATATGTAGTATTATATCTGTAAAAGCAGTATATATATTGTTTTTATATTGACAATTGATTAGCAGTCTTTGGGGCAGGGTGTAAATCCCTACCGGCGGTATAGCCCGCGAGCCTTTTGGCAGATTCGGTTTAATTCCGAAGCCGACAGTTATAGTCTGGATGGAAAAAGATTGTGTTATTTTATAATACTTTTAATAAGATTATCACAAAACTCGTTCCGTGCGATTTAAGTCGTTTTTGTTTTGCCCTATTGGCTGTTAAATACATTATGTATTTAACAGCTTTTTTGTTTATATAATATTTTTGCGGAGGTCTTTATATGAATCGCGATGAAAAATATATGCAGGCAGCTATCCAGCTTGCCCAAAATGCTCTTGGCAGAACCAGCCCAAATCCTATGGTAGGTGCTGTTATTGTAAAAGACGGGCGCATCGTTGGCTGCGGCTGGCATAAAAAGGCCGGCACCCCGCATGCTGAAATCCACGCTTTAAACGCGGCTGGAAATCTGGCAAAAGGTGCTACCATCTATGTAAGTCTTGAACCATGTTCCCACTTTGGCAGAACCCCGCCCTGCTGTGATGCAGTAATAAAAGCCGGTATAAAAAAAGCCGTAGTTGCCATGACCGATACTAACCCCAAAGTTTCTGGACGGGGCATACGAAAAATGCGTGAAGCTGGTCTGGAGGTAGTAACAGGTGTACTTGAAAATGAAGCCAGACAACTAAATGAAGTGTTTTTCAAATGGATAGAAAAAAAACTTCCTTTTATTACTATAAAAACAGCTATGACTCTTGATGGAAAAACAGCCACAGTTACCGGACAATCAAAATGGATAACCAGCGATATTTCACGCCAGTATGGCTATAAACTCCGAGACATAAACGATGCCATAATGGTTGGAATAAATACAATAATTTCTGATGATCCATCGCTAACTACCCATTCTATTGAAGGCGGCAAAAATCCCATTCGCATTATTCTCGACAGTACAGGCCGTATTCCCCTTACTTCTGCTGTTCTAACTGATAATAAAGCCCCGACAATAGTTGCCGTTACCCAAAACGCTCCTGAAGAAAAAATAAATATTTTAAATAACAACGGCATTGATGTTATAAAAACGACTGCTGATGAAAACAACCATGTCAGCATACGGGAACTTTTAACTAAACTGGCCCAAAAAGACATATGCAGTATTCTGGTTGAAGGTGGTGCAACATTAACCGGCAGCCTGATAAA is a window encoding:
- a CDS encoding PTS sugar transporter subunit IIA, translated to MENIEEVFNERLIDLNMKAANKEQALEELVENLYREKYVINKKDFIKDVYSRENEGQTGLGNHIAIPHGKSDAVKVTSIAFGRTKNDLEWESPDGKPVHVVILFAVRNVDKTTVHLKLLSQVAMALADDNTLDELLKTNDKREIIKLLSQEMK
- the ribD gene encoding bifunctional diaminohydroxyphosphoribosylaminopyrimidine deaminase/5-amino-6-(5-phosphoribosylamino)uracil reductase RibD, yielding MNRDEKYMQAAIQLAQNALGRTSPNPMVGAVIVKDGRIVGCGWHKKAGTPHAEIHALNAAGNLAKGATIYVSLEPCSHFGRTPPCCDAVIKAGIKKAVVAMTDTNPKVSGRGIRKMREAGLEVVTGVLENEARQLNEVFFKWIEKKLPFITIKTAMTLDGKTATVTGQSKWITSDISRQYGYKLRDINDAIMVGINTIISDDPSLTTHSIEGGKNPIRIILDSTGRIPLTSAVLTDNKAPTIVAVTQNAPEEKINILNNNGIDVIKTTADENNHVSIRELLTKLAQKDICSILVEGGATLTGSLIKEKLADKAYFFIAPKLIGGKTAKSAIEGPGIGNLTDAVQLKRASAEILPGNDILIKGYLT
- a CDS encoding BglG family transcription antiterminator produces the protein MEGVSDRQKILLKYLLSDNKFKPVKFFAKMLSCSDKTIRNDINCWQEQGIIIERISGKGIRLAENQNDSVNAILDKKDNNNGLSTKARRMKILFALLEGKEKRLSIQRLSDEYFVSKTSIVNDLVMIENEISRYNLKLHKDVRGTCLTGAETDIRRALGETINQFVKNKENNLQETYSRIDYDTLKELKQHFGEEKVETVKLLIEKIENYLNYKITEPYYINFVTHILILIRRIQHDKTIYAEFDSYRPPYNEKFYRAAKLMKSYIEEKFDVVLNEAEIFYIYRYLTSSGGITSVTEISNNFDNDFRVQAVATDIIEISLQVYPLRFSFSQTLYKALLLHIRPMLNRVIYKIYIKNPILEEVNTEFPEAMILLKLIMLKIQIKYDLPVIREDEIAYLAVYFQNAVEEIINKKKVIIVCSSGIGTSHLLEKRIKKYFPEWQIVDVTSAKTFEKIIDSVQIDLVIATVKLSISTNIPIAYVSALFNEKDAQKLRSSFVKQFPDMDKNNNKNSMDICNNDIKKINKGVYLADCIINPEIYVTIYENIQLVKSEIYFSSGDDDKKNIDVLLSNRKNLSADIIKKIYCWILENK